A DNA window from Bacillus andreraoultii contains the following coding sequences:
- a CDS encoding ABC transporter ATP-binding protein, translating into MLILENVSKRYGNFQALQEINMELENGIYGLLAPNGAGKTTLIKMLATLMRPSEGKITYGGKDIFVLDEEYRDLLGYLPQQFGFYKHYSPVQFLSYLAALKGIDKETAEVRIDEVLEMVALSDVRNKKMRKFSGGMIQRVGIAQALLNNPKVLILDEPTAGLDPKERARFRHLLSELARDRMILLSTHIVSDVESIANEIIMIKNKKLLYKSEPSAICNTLAGSVFETEVEFNDLANFAKKYVTLAEKHDKGKMIVRFVAEKEKSLEWQVMKPQLEDVFLYEYANESTSG; encoded by the coding sequence ATGCTTATCTTAGAAAACGTTAGTAAAAGATATGGAAATTTTCAAGCTTTACAAGAAATTAATATGGAATTGGAAAATGGTATTTATGGACTGTTAGCTCCAAATGGTGCAGGAAAAACGACATTAATTAAAATGCTTGCCACGTTGATGAGACCATCAGAAGGGAAAATCACTTATGGTGGTAAGGATATATTTGTACTGGATGAAGAATATCGAGACTTATTAGGGTATTTACCACAGCAATTTGGTTTTTATAAGCATTATTCTCCGGTTCAATTTTTATCATATTTAGCTGCCTTAAAAGGAATTGATAAAGAAACAGCTGAGGTTCGAATTGATGAAGTTTTAGAAATGGTGGCCTTAAGTGATGTAAGAAATAAAAAAATGCGGAAATTCTCAGGGGGGATGATTCAACGCGTTGGAATAGCACAAGCGTTGTTGAATAATCCAAAAGTCCTTATTTTAGACGAACCGACTGCTGGACTTGATCCAAAAGAACGTGCGCGGTTTCGACATCTCTTATCAGAATTAGCAAGAGATCGAATGATTTTACTTTCTACCCATATTGTTTCAGATGTCGAGTCAATTGCGAATGAAATTATTATGATTAAGAATAAGAAACTTTTATATAAAAGTGAACCTTCAGCAATTTGTAACACGTTAGCTGGATCAGTATTCGAAACAGAGGTTGAGTTTAACGATTTAGCAAATTTCGCGAAAAAATATGTAACATTAGCGGAAAAACATGATAAAGGGAAAATGATTGTTCGTTTCGTGGCAGAGAAAGAAAAAAGTTTGGAGTGGCAAGTAATGAAGCCGCAACTGGAAGATGTATTTTTATACGAATATGCTAATGAAAGTACGAGTGGGTGA